One window of the Halarcobacter mediterraneus genome contains the following:
- a CDS encoding aldehyde dehydrogenase family protein, whose product MKTIEVKSPYDDSVVGEVPFTSIEGVEKAIDIAHERFLDVDNWIPKFKRVEILEKLMEIMSSQVEELTILCASEGGKPYIDSKVEVQRAINGVKIAIEQIGLQEGHEIAMGHTASSANRMAYTMKEPIGVVAAISAFNHPFNLAIHQVIPALAVGCPVIIRPATQTPMSAVRLIELLKEAGLPDGWAQAVVCDRQGGELLVTSPKTAFFTFIGSGPVGWYLNSKSSPGTRSALEHGGVAPVIVEPDADIDAMIPDLGKGGFYHAGQVCVSVQRVYVHESIVDDVASRLTDYASKLVVGNQLDPKTEVGPLINNAEVDRVEEWVNEAVTKGGKILTGGKRISNSCYEPTVILNPSDDAIVSQKEVFGPVVIIYSYKDINEAISRANSLDVSFQAAVFTKNIDTALKSVKKLNGTTIMVNDHTAFRVDWMPFGGAKTSGLGLGGIPDSMNEMQNQKMMVIKSPEL is encoded by the coding sequence ATGAAAACAATAGAAGTAAAATCACCATATGATGATAGTGTAGTTGGAGAAGTTCCATTTACAAGTATTGAAGGTGTTGAAAAAGCAATTGATATTGCACATGAAAGATTTTTAGATGTTGATAACTGGATTCCTAAGTTTAAAAGAGTTGAAATCTTAGAAAAGCTTATGGAAATTATGTCTTCTCAAGTTGAAGAACTTACTATTCTTTGTGCTAGTGAAGGTGGTAAACCTTACATTGATTCTAAAGTTGAAGTTCAAAGAGCTATCAATGGTGTTAAGATTGCTATTGAGCAAATTGGTTTACAAGAAGGTCATGAAATTGCTATGGGTCATACTGCTTCATCTGCAAACAGAATGGCTTATACTATGAAAGAACCTATTGGGGTTGTTGCTGCTATCTCTGCATTTAACCATCCTTTTAACTTAGCTATTCACCAAGTGATCCCTGCTCTTGCTGTTGGTTGTCCTGTTATTATTAGACCTGCTACTCAAACTCCTATGTCTGCTGTTAGACTTATCGAGTTACTTAAAGAAGCTGGTCTTCCTGATGGTTGGGCTCAAGCTGTTGTTTGTGATAGACAAGGTGGAGAGTTATTAGTTACATCTCCTAAGACTGCTTTCTTTACTTTTATTGGTTCTGGTCCTGTTGGTTGGTATCTTAATTCTAAATCATCTCCTGGTACTAGATCTGCTTTAGAGCATGGTGGAGTTGCTCCTGTTATTGTTGAGCCTGATGCTGACATTGATGCTATGATCCCTGATTTAGGTAAAGGTGGTTTTTATCATGCTGGGCAAGTTTGTGTTTCTGTTCAGAGAGTTTATGTTCATGAATCTATTGTTGATGATGTTGCTTCTAGATTAACTGACTATGCTTCTAAGCTTGTTGTTGGTAACCAATTAGATCCTAAAACTGAAGTTGGTCCACTTATTAACAATGCTGAAGTTGACAGAGTTGAAGAGTGGGTTAATGAGGCTGTTACTAAAGGTGGTAAAATTTTAACTGGTGGTAAGAGAATCTCTAATTCTTGTTATGAGCCTACTGTTATTTTAAATCCTTCTGATGACGCTATTGTTTCTCAGAAAGAGGTATTTGGTCCTGTTGTTATTATTTATTCATACAAAGACATTAATGAGGCTATTTCTAGAGCTAATTCTTTAGATGTTTCTTTCCAAGCTGCTGTATTCACTAAGAACATTGACACTGCTTTAAAATCTGTTAAGAAATTAAATGGTACTACTATTATGGTTAATGATCATACTGCATTTAGAGTTGACTGGATGCCGTTTGGTGGTGCTAAAACTTCTGGTTTAGGTTTAGGTGGTATCCCTGATTCTATGAATGAAATGCAAAATCAAAAAATGATGGTTATTAAATCTCCTGAGTTATAA
- a CDS encoding response regulator transcription factor: MDYDLLKKYTKNLNVLFVEDDVDFRKEFSELLKDIFPKVSTAIDGLDALNKYKEYYNKTNSYYDLVISDIKMPNYDGVELVESLYKIKEDQLVIILSARNEFNYLLPLVNLGIHQFFTKPIDYSTFLEDIFKLCSQIYHNNLNKNEDIIRINESLFWDKKKKKLIKDNKAINLTKNEIRFVETILENNGKICTVDELIDIIWFEEFDLNADITHLKSLIYRLRKKAPDLHIKNIYGMGYMHES, encoded by the coding sequence ATGGATTATGACTTATTAAAAAAATATACTAAAAATCTTAATGTACTTTTTGTAGAAGATGATGTAGATTTTAGAAAAGAGTTTTCTGAATTACTCAAAGATATTTTTCCAAAAGTCTCAACAGCTATTGATGGGCTAGATGCTCTTAATAAATATAAAGAATATTATAATAAGACAAATAGCTATTATGATTTAGTTATTTCAGATATAAAAATGCCAAATTATGATGGAGTGGAATTAGTTGAATCTTTATATAAAATCAAAGAAGATCAATTAGTTATAATTTTATCTGCTAGAAATGAATTTAACTATTTATTACCATTAGTTAATTTAGGTATTCATCAGTTTTTTACAAAACCTATTGATTATTCAACTTTTTTAGAAGATATATTTAAATTATGTAGTCAAATTTATCATAACAACTTAAATAAAAATGAAGATATTATAAGAATAAATGAATCTTTATTTTGGGATAAGAAAAAGAAAAAATTAATTAAAGATAATAAAGCAATAAACTTAACAAAAAATGAAATTAGATTTGTAGAAACAATATTGGAAAATAATGGGAAAATATGTACAGTAGATGAACTTATAGATATTATTTGGTTTGAAGAATTTGATTTAAATGCAGATATAACACATTTAAAAAGTCTTATTTATCGTTTACGAAAAAAAGCACCAGATTTACATATAAAAAATATTTATGGTATGGGATATATGCATGAGTCTTAA
- a CDS encoding hybrid sensor histidine kinase/response regulator produces MLENEILKNITVLYAEDESIIQEGITETLNLFEINVLCAKNGQEGLSIFKNFSEKIDLILTDIKMPKLDGLGMIEEIRKIDKNIPIIITTAHQETNFLMQSIESNISAYVLKPIDIYKLKESLIKAIESKILKEELIEKNKKLEIEIQKNKENQQIIETQSRFAAMGEMINMIAHQWRQPLASIGTASFNLKYKLLSNKFNLETAKGREEQTLFFTQKLDEIEFYVQNLTTTIDDFRNFYKSDKKLINTNIETPIKNALKIIEKDLEANNIKVELDLESKKEIHIYENELMHVFMNMLKNAQDKFLEKNIDKAKIQIKTFDTKDSVEIEICDNGGEIEEKNLNIIFEPYFSTKKEKNGTGIGLYMSKIIIENNHKGNLNVCNKQGNVCFSIILHSMI; encoded by the coding sequence ATGTTAGAAAATGAAATTTTAAAAAATATTACTGTTCTTTATGCTGAAGATGAATCTATAATTCAAGAAGGAATAACTGAAACTTTAAATCTTTTTGAAATAAATGTACTTTGTGCTAAAAATGGACAAGAAGGTTTATCTATTTTTAAAAACTTTTCTGAGAAAATAGACTTAATTTTAACAGATATAAAAATGCCTAAACTTGATGGCTTAGGGATGATTGAAGAAATTAGAAAAATAGATAAAAATATCCCTATAATTATTACAACTGCACACCAAGAAACAAATTTTTTAATGCAGTCTATTGAGTCAAATATTAGTGCTTATGTATTAAAACCCATTGATATTTATAAATTAAAAGAAAGTCTTATTAAAGCAATTGAGTCAAAAATATTAAAAGAAGAATTAATAGAAAAAAATAAAAAATTAGAAATAGAAATTCAGAAAAATAAAGAAAATCAGCAAATTATTGAAACACAATCAAGATTTGCAGCAATGGGAGAGATGATAAATATGATTGCCCACCAATGGAGACAACCTTTAGCATCTATAGGAACTGCTTCATTTAACTTAAAATATAAACTACTTTCAAATAAATTTAATTTAGAAACTGCCAAAGGGAGAGAAGAACAAACTCTTTTTTTTACACAGAAACTTGATGAAATAGAGTTTTATGTACAAAATCTCACTACAACAATTGATGATTTTAGAAATTTTTATAAAAGTGACAAAAAACTTATAAATACTAATATTGAAACTCCTATAAAAAATGCTTTAAAAATTATTGAAAAAGATTTAGAAGCTAATAACATAAAAGTAGAACTTGATTTAGAAAGTAAAAAAGAAATCCATATTTATGAAAATGAACTTATGCATGTCTTTATGAATATGTTAAAAAATGCTCAAGATAAATTTTTAGAAAAAAATATAGACAAGGCAAAAATTCAAATTAAAACTTTTGATACTAAAGATAGTGTAGAAATAGAAATTTGTGATAATGGAGGGGAAATAGAAGAAAAAAATCTGAATATTATTTTTGAACCTTATTTTTCAACAAAAAAAGAGAAGAATGGAACAGGTATCGGTTTATATATGTCTAAAATTATAATTGAAAATAATCATAAAGGAAATCTTAATGTTTGTAATAAGCAAGGTAATGTTTGCTTTTCAATAATATTACATTCTATGATATAA
- a CDS encoding transporter substrate-binding domain-containing protein has translation MKFIVIISLFFASILFADSSSLTEEEKQWIKNNEVRIGLSELYPLTYINKDTQMDGFVSDILKLIIKKYNINTKITKVKQAAIPLAIKENRIDIAPIINNEKIENTLGVYSSEILQIKRVLFVKKEDKSIKSFNDLKGKKIAVVNQLGTIPHIKKKYINIKVERTNNIKESVQKLLAGEVNALVASPIIIQEYLEENLIIDLKAMPLITFEPSKLYFFTSKDKTYLQSILEKGLNSISIKEEKELFDKWFLKDLANLPIIFTKEEINYLDKRTNIKLCVDPDWMPYEKIENHKHIGIVADYMKNFEKKIGVPLKLIETKDWTQALDFMKTRRCDVLSFVMDIESRRGYMNFTKPYVTAPLVLVTKRNVSFISDLKDLTNKRIGIQKNFAYNEIIRNKYPDLEIVDVEHLRAGLKKVERGEIFGQVTTHLNVAYAFQEEFYGSLQISGKFDERWQLSVGIRNDDPILLNIFEKVVNSISEETRQKIISKWVTVKYEKSIDYKLFWSIIGFLSFILLLILYTYLVQHRYIKKLKKAKEEIEVLNSTLEDKVQLRTRELELSNKKLKLKTSELENLNNNLDTKIKEEINNRKKQEQLLIQQSKLAEMGEMISMIAHQWRQPLSALSTIIQNIHLRHSLNKLDKEYLDKQRVLSNALTEKMSITIDDFRNFFKPNKEKHTFSIKDAIHQTIFLIDDSFKSHNIKIESEISDDITIYGFKNELSQVLLNILTNSKDAFLEKNIESPYIKIKTKHLQTHIKILISDNAGGINESIINKIFEPYFTTKDSYNGTGLGLYMSKMIIEQNMQGQLSAKNIQDGVQFSIYIPINLK, from the coding sequence TTGAAATTTATTGTTATTATCTCTTTATTTTTTGCAAGCATTTTATTTGCAGATTCATCATCCTTAACTGAAGAAGAAAAACAATGGATAAAAAACAATGAAGTACGAATAGGTTTATCTGAACTTTACCCTTTAACTTATATCAATAAAGATACACAAATGGATGGTTTTGTTAGTGATATACTAAAACTAATAATTAAAAAATATAATATTAATACTAAAATAACAAAAGTGAAACAAGCCGCAATTCCACTTGCTATTAAAGAAAATAGAATTGATATTGCACCTATAATAAATAATGAAAAGATAGAAAATACTCTAGGTGTCTATTCTTCAGAAATTTTACAAATTAAAAGAGTTTTATTTGTAAAAAAAGAAGATAAAAGTATAAAATCTTTTAATGATTTAAAAGGTAAGAAAATTGCAGTTGTTAATCAACTAGGAACAATACCTCACATAAAGAAAAAATATATAAATATAAAAGTAGAAAGAACTAATAATATAAAAGAATCTGTACAAAAACTTTTAGCTGGTGAAGTTAATGCTCTTGTTGCTTCTCCAATTATTATACAAGAATATTTAGAAGAAAACTTGATTATTGATTTAAAAGCAATGCCCTTAATAACTTTTGAACCATCAAAATTATATTTTTTTACAAGTAAAGATAAAACATACTTACAATCAATTCTAGAAAAAGGATTAAATTCTATTTCAATAAAAGAAGAAAAAGAACTTTTTGATAAATGGTTTTTAAAAGATTTAGCTAATTTACCAATAATCTTTACAAAGGAAGAAATTAATTATTTAGATAAAAGAACTAATATTAAATTATGTGTTGACCCAGACTGGATGCCTTATGAAAAAATAGAAAATCATAAACACATTGGAATTGTTGCAGACTATATGAAAAACTTTGAAAAAAAAATTGGAGTTCCACTAAAACTTATAGAAACAAAAGATTGGACACAAGCCCTTGATTTTATGAAAACTAGAAGATGTGATGTTTTGTCTTTTGTAATGGATATAGAATCTAGACGTGGATATATGAACTTTACAAAGCCATATGTTACAGCACCTTTAGTTTTAGTTACAAAAAGAAATGTTAGTTTTATTAGTGATTTAAAAGATTTAACCAATAAAAGAATTGGTATTCAAAAGAATTTTGCTTATAATGAAATAATAAGAAACAAATATCCAGACCTTGAAATAGTAGATGTTGAACATTTAAGAGCTGGATTAAAAAAAGTTGAGAGAGGAGAAATATTTGGACAAGTTACTACCCATCTAAATGTTGCATATGCTTTTCAAGAAGAGTTTTATGGTAGTTTACAAATATCAGGTAAATTTGATGAGAGATGGCAACTATCAGTTGGAATAAGAAACGATGACCCCATACTCTTAAATATCTTTGAAAAAGTAGTTAACTCAATAAGTGAAGAAACTAGACAAAAAATTATTAGCAAATGGGTAACAGTTAAATATGAAAAAAGTATTGACTATAAACTCTTTTGGAGTATTATAGGATTTTTATCATTTATTCTTTTATTAATATTATATACTTATCTTGTTCAACACAGATATATAAAAAAACTGAAAAAAGCAAAAGAAGAAATAGAAGTATTAAATAGTACATTAGAAGATAAAGTGCAACTTAGAACTCGAGAATTAGAACTTTCTAATAAAAAACTTAAACTTAAAACTTCAGAACTTGAGAATTTAAATAATAACTTAGATACAAAAATAAAAGAAGAAATAAATAATAGAAAAAAACAAGAGCAACTTTTAATACAACAATCAAAACTTGCAGAAATGGGAGAAATGATAAGTATGATTGCACATCAATGGAGACAACCTTTAAGTGCATTAAGTACTATAATTCAAAATATTCATTTACGTCACTCTCTTAACAAACTAGATAAAGAGTACTTAGATAAACAAAGAGTTTTAAGTAATGCTCTTACAGAGAAAATGTCAATTACAATTGATGATTTTAGAAACTTTTTTAAGCCAAACAAAGAAAAACACACTTTTTCTATAAAAGATGCTATTCATCAAACAATATTTCTTATTGATGATAGTTTTAAAAGTCATAATATTAAAATTGAAAGTGAGATTTCTGATGATATAACAATTTATGGTTTTAAAAATGAACTTTCTCAAGTTTTATTAAATATTCTTACTAATTCAAAGGATGCATTTTTAGAAAAGAACATAGAAAGTCCATATATAAAAATAAAAACTAAACACCTTCAAACCCATATTAAAATATTGATTTCTGATAATGCTGGTGGAATTAATGAATCAATAATAAATAAAATTTTTGAACCTTATTTTACAACTAAAGACAGCTATAATGGAACAGGTCTTGGTTTATATATGAGTAAAATGATTATAGAACAAAATATGCAAGGACAGCTAAGTGCTAAAAATATTCAAGACGGTGTTCAATTTTCTATTTATATTCCTATTAACTTAAAATAA
- the gabT gene encoding 4-aminobutyrate--2-oxoglutarate transaminase has translation MNNKDLQERKNKVFARGQGNAYPVYVKEAKNSEIWDVEGNRFIDFGTGIAVCNTGHSHPKIIEAVKNQIEKFSHTCVMVNPYEVAVELAEKLTKLAPGETEKKAIFVTTGAEAVENCVKIARAHTGRRGVIAFNGGFHGRTNLTMALTGKTMPYKKGFGPFPAEIYHLPYPTEFNNTSVKDTLVALKNLFKADILPEDVAAIIIEPIQGEGGFYQTPVELLKELRAICDEHGIILILDEIQTGFARTGKMFCTEYSGIEPDLMTMAKGIAGGYPLSGVVGKAEIMDTPIPGGLGGTYGGSPVACAAGLAVLDVIEEENLIERANEVGAIFSKRLNDLKAKFPDLITDVRNKGAMIALELMKDGDIYNPNVELTKAITANAVEHGLVLLSCGFNSNVIRFLPALTISDETLNEGLDKFDELFTSLVK, from the coding sequence ATGAATAACAAAGATTTACAAGAAAGAAAAAACAAAGTTTTCGCAAGAGGTCAAGGAAATGCTTATCCAGTATATGTAAAGGAAGCAAAGAATTCTGAAATATGGGATGTTGAAGGAAATAGATTTATTGATTTTGGTACAGGTATTGCTGTTTGTAACACAGGACATAGTCATCCAAAGATTATTGAAGCAGTAAAAAATCAAATTGAAAAATTTAGTCATACTTGTGTAATGGTAAATCCATACGAAGTAGCAGTTGAATTAGCAGAAAAATTAACAAAATTAGCTCCAGGAGAAACTGAAAAAAAAGCAATTTTTGTTACAACTGGAGCAGAAGCTGTTGAAAACTGTGTAAAAATTGCAAGAGCACATACAGGAAGAAGAGGAGTTATCGCATTTAATGGTGGTTTTCATGGTAGAACAAATCTTACAATGGCACTAACTGGAAAAACAATGCCATATAAAAAAGGTTTTGGACCATTCCCTGCTGAAATTTATCACTTACCATATCCAACAGAGTTTAATAATACATCTGTAAAAGATACATTAGTAGCACTTAAAAATCTTTTTAAAGCTGATATTCTACCTGAAGATGTAGCTGCAATTATAATTGAGCCTATCCAAGGAGAAGGTGGTTTTTATCAAACTCCTGTTGAATTATTAAAAGAACTAAGAGCTATTTGTGATGAGCATGGAATTATTTTAATTTTAGATGAAATTCAAACAGGTTTTGCAAGAACTGGAAAAATGTTTTGTACGGAATACTCAGGAATTGAACCTGATTTAATGACTATGGCAAAAGGTATTGCTGGTGGTTACCCATTATCGGGTGTAGTTGGAAAAGCTGAAATTATGGATACTCCAATACCTGGTGGACTTGGCGGAACTTATGGTGGTTCACCAGTTGCTTGTGCTGCAGGTTTAGCTGTATTAGATGTAATTGAAGAAGAAAACTTAATTGAGAGAGCAAATGAGGTTGGTGCAATTTTTAGTAAAAGACTAAATGATTTAAAAGCAAAATTTCCAGACTTAATTACTGATGTAAGAAATAAAGGTGCAATGATTGCACTTGAACTTATGAAAGATGGAGATATTTATAATCCAAATGTAGAATTAACTAAAGCAATTACTGCAAATGCAGTTGAGCATGGATTAGTTTTATTATCTTGTGGATTTAATAGTAATGTTATTAGATTTTTACCAGCACTTACTATTAGTGATGAAACATTAAATGAAGGACTTGATAAATTTGATGAACTTTTTACAAGTTTAGTGAAGTAA
- a CDS encoding TRAP transporter substrate-binding protein, translating into MLKLFSSIKRNLMTTSIVALLGIMFMVDTATAAQHNWRFSNLYGRGTAFGELYQQLAKDIEKNTNGEVKVQVLFSGEGVGASGLLGATKSGLITMAAPFQSMHAGELPAGIVEIGLPGGTADTDELYKLFHEDGWDKILKKAYGSQGLTWLEPYIQPPVYIITKKPIESVEDFKGLKIRAPGAYGKFLRKLGASPVSLAWSEIYTSLATGVIDGSIGSNMIDHRDGNHVEVAKYMYKLPLAGAQVLPIVVNRNAWNKLNDAQKKGVYEATVAHAKAQLKMGRKWEKEAVAQMEAKGLKWSPEPSKADKEAWKEAGAGLWEEYSSKDKYSKQLIDVLKKNAQ; encoded by the coding sequence ATGTTAAAATTATTTTCAAGCATTAAAAGAAATTTAATGACAACATCAATTGTTGCATTATTAGGAATTATGTTTATGGTTGATACTGCAACAGCAGCTCAACATAACTGGAGATTTTCAAATCTATATGGTAGAGGTACTGCTTTTGGTGAGCTTTATCAACAATTAGCAAAAGATATTGAAAAAAATACAAATGGTGAAGTAAAAGTACAAGTACTTTTTTCAGGTGAAGGTGTTGGGGCATCAGGACTATTAGGAGCAACTAAATCTGGTCTGATTACTATGGCTGCACCATTTCAATCAATGCATGCTGGAGAATTACCTGCAGGTATTGTTGAAATTGGACTTCCAGGGGGAACTGCAGATACTGATGAACTATATAAACTTTTCCATGAAGATGGTTGGGATAAAATACTTAAAAAAGCTTACGGATCTCAAGGTTTAACTTGGTTAGAACCATATATTCAACCTCCTGTATATATTATTACAAAAAAACCAATTGAATCAGTTGAAGACTTCAAAGGTTTAAAAATAAGAGCTCCTGGAGCATATGGTAAGTTTTTAAGAAAACTAGGAGCTTCACCTGTTTCTTTAGCTTGGAGTGAGATTTATACTAGTTTGGCTACTGGTGTTATTGATGGTTCAATTGGTTCTAATATGATTGACCATAGAGATGGAAACCACGTTGAAGTTGCTAAATACATGTATAAACTACCACTTGCTGGTGCACAAGTTTTACCAATTGTTGTTAATAGAAATGCTTGGAACAAACTTAATGATGCTCAAAAAAAAGGTGTTTATGAAGCTACTGTAGCTCATGCAAAAGCTCAATTAAAAATGGGTAGAAAATGGGAAAAAGAAGCTGTTGCACAAATGGAAGCAAAAGGTCTTAAATGGTCTCCTGAACCATCAAAAGCTGATAAAGAAGCTTGGAAAGAAGCAGGAGCTGGTTTATGGGAAGAGTATTCATCAAAAGACAAATATAGTAAACAATTAATTGATGTTTTGAAAAAAAATGCTCAATAA
- a CDS encoding TRAP transporter small permease subunit — translation MLKKSLQIFCIVIDKIIMWFGKVASYLMPLLAFIVVYEVIARYIFDAPTIWAYDLSLFLFGYIAALGGAYAQQKRSHINVDILYLSVSPKVKNIFNIISFSLGVFFLIIIFYMGVTKFNEALEYGYRRQSEWAPPMWHFWLMLCVASVLFSLQLIRDIITESYNLITGSPLVDEKEIKDEC, via the coding sequence ATGTTAAAAAAAAGCTTACAAATATTTTGTATAGTAATTGACAAAATTATTATGTGGTTTGGCAAAGTGGCATCATATCTGATGCCTCTTCTTGCCTTTATAGTTGTATATGAAGTAATTGCAAGATATATTTTTGATGCACCAACAATTTGGGCCTATGATTTATCTTTGTTCTTATTTGGTTATATTGCAGCTTTAGGAGGAGCTTATGCTCAACAGAAGAGATCTCATATTAATGTAGATATCTTATATTTATCAGTTTCTCCTAAAGTTAAAAATATTTTCAACATCATATCTTTCTCTCTTGGAGTCTTTTTCTTAATAATCATATTTTATATGGGTGTTACAAAATTTAATGAAGCATTAGAATATGGATATAGAAGACAAAGTGAATGGGCACCACCAATGTGGCATTTTTGGCTTATGTTATGTGTTGCAAGTGTTTTGTTTAGTCTACAATTGATTAGAGATATTATAACTGAGAGCTATAATTTAATTACTGGTTCTCCATTAGTTGATGAAAAGGAGATAAAAGATGAGTGTTGA
- a CDS encoding TRAP transporter large permease gives MSVELLTVILLFCILIFFALGAPVGLALGGIAMLVGYFTWGDGIFNVIPTTVEATFFSFILLAIPLYIYMGQLLTHSGIGDAMFKASQMMIGRIRGSLAISVVFICSMIGAMVGIIGAGIMSSGSIALKPMLDAGYNRRLALGTIMAGGALGILIPPSIPMIMFAASTQNSVGRMFLGAMVPALVTITLLIAYIVISSRLNPENAPLLSENNPGLPELKGKEKLRVFRDGFLSIGLIFVVLGSIISGIATPTESGALGVAGAILLAIFFKRFKLGMIKTVGLQTGILVSVAMWIILGASVFSNFHLLMGIQGMIANFTHGLDLPPIMIIIMFQLIMLFLGFIIDEFIIVLMCAPLFTPIAVSLGYDPIWFGVLMIINILIAVQTPPYGFALFYLKGIAPPEVGMGEIYKSVTPFILVNFTVLVICMVFPEIVLWLPDKIMG, from the coding sequence ATGAGTGTTGAATTATTAACTGTTATCTTATTATTTTGCATTTTAATTTTCTTTGCATTAGGAGCACCAGTAGGATTAGCACTAGGTGGAATAGCAATGCTTGTCGGATACTTCACTTGGGGAGATGGAATTTTTAATGTTATTCCAACAACTGTTGAAGCAACATTTTTTAGCTTCATTTTATTAGCAATCCCTCTTTATATATATATGGGACAACTTCTAACCCACTCCGGAATTGGTGATGCAATGTTTAAAGCAAGTCAAATGATGATTGGAAGAATTAGAGGTTCTCTTGCTATTAGTGTAGTTTTTATTTGTTCTATGATTGGAGCTATGGTTGGTATTATTGGAGCAGGAATTATGAGTTCTGGTAGTATTGCTTTAAAGCCAATGCTTGATGCAGGATACAATAGAAGATTAGCACTAGGTACAATTATGGCAGGTGGGGCATTAGGAATTTTAATTCCTCCAAGTATTCCAATGATTATGTTTGCAGCCTCTACACAAAATTCTGTAGGAAGAATGTTTTTAGGAGCTATGGTTCCTGCACTTGTAACTATTACTTTACTAATTGCTTATATAGTAATAAGTTCAAGATTGAACCCAGAAAATGCACCTTTACTTAGTGAAAACAATCCTGGTTTACCTGAATTAAAAGGTAAAGAAAAATTAAGAGTATTTAGAGATGGTTTTCTGTCTATAGGTTTGATTTTTGTTGTACTAGGAAGTATCATAAGTGGTATAGCAACTCCAACTGAATCAGGGGCATTGGGGGTTGCAGGAGCTATACTACTTGCTATATTTTTTAAACGTTTTAAATTAGGAATGATAAAAACAGTAGGTTTACAAACAGGTATTCTTGTAAGTGTAGCAATGTGGATCATTTTAGGTGCTTCTGTTTTTAGTAATTTTCATTTATTAATGGGAATTCAAGGAATGATTGCTAACTTTACTCATGGACTAGATTTACCTCCAATTATGATTATAATAATGTTTCAATTGATAATGCTATTTTTAGGATTTATTATTGATGAATTTATTATTGTATTAATGTGTGCTCCTTTATTCACACCAATTGCAGTATCTCTTGGATATGATCCGATTTGGTTTGGTGTTTTAATGATTATTAATATTTTAATTGCTGTTCAAACCCCTCCTTACGGCTTTGCACTATTTTATTTAAAAGGTATTGCACCACCTGAGGTTGGAATGGGAGAAATATATAAATCAGTTACACCATTTATTTTAGTTAATTTTACAGTCCTAGTTATTTGTATGGTTTTTCCAGAAATTGTTTTATGGTTACCAGACAAAATTATGGGATAA
- a CDS encoding universal stress protein, translating into MFKNILVPLHLDYTDNHEKLFAGALEILDRDEGKLSLLYVNENKAHGSVYPIFDEENEKHYNHSAFVELKRIAKKHSLPEDKISFNIRDGSAHREILEEARRIKSDAIVMMATKPGLSSYFISSTPERVVRHAACSVFVIRLTEY; encoded by the coding sequence ATGTTCAAAAATATTTTAGTACCATTACATTTAGATTATACAGATAATCATGAAAAACTTTTTGCAGGGGCATTGGAAATTCTAGATAGAGATGAAGGTAAACTTTCACTACTTTATGTTAATGAAAATAAAGCCCATGGTTCTGTTTATCCAATTTTTGATGAAGAAAATGAAAAGCACTATAATCATAGTGCTTTTGTAGAATTAAAAAGAATTGCAAAGAAACACTCTTTACCAGAGGATAAAATATCTTTTAATATTAGAGATGGTTCAGCCCATAGAGAAATACTTGAAGAAGCAAGAAGAATTAAAAGTGATGCAATTGTAATGATGGCAACAAAACCTGGACTTAGTAGTTATTTTATTAGTAGTACACCTGAACGTGTTGTAAGACATGCTGCTTGTTCAGTTTTTGTAATTAGACTTACAGAATATTAA